A single region of the Methylorubrum extorquens genome encodes:
- a CDS encoding MobC family plasmid mobilization relaxosome protein gives MARPVKEPHERRTAQLPPVRVTEAELIDVQAQAKAASCDLTSFIRERALTGRTVAAAPSASHSLLVELSRAGNNLNQIARHMNRGRGVPDDLAHVLHQFYTVLERVGRAHGA, from the coding sequence ATGGCGCGGCCGGTCAAAGAACCGCATGAGCGACGCACGGCGCAGCTACCGCCGGTCCGCGTGACCGAGGCCGAGCTGATCGACGTGCAGGCGCAGGCCAAGGCTGCCAGCTGCGATCTCACCAGCTTCATCCGCGAGCGCGCCCTGACGGGCCGCACGGTTGCCGCTGCGCCGTCCGCCAGCCACAGCCTCCTGGTCGAGCTGTCCCGCGCCGGTAACAACCTCAACCAGATCGCCCGCCATATGAACCGCGGGCGCGGCGTGCCGGACGACCTCGCGCACGTCCTTCACCAGTTCTACACCGTGCTCGAACGGGTCGGCCGCGCCCATGGTGCCTAA
- a CDS encoding stability/partitioning determinant, protein MSSKRASIFDSDDMDLSAFKPKEGPPADAIPPEQVKAIAEASNFPSREAKKERAAPAPLAPKIEKVAPAKRTAHRLRTGRTLQINARASAETVEEFYAIAAAQNWKAAETLERAVAALKRELASEAQG, encoded by the coding sequence ATGAGTTCCAAGCGCGCCAGCATCTTCGACAGCGATGATATGGATTTGTCCGCCTTCAAGCCGAAGGAGGGGCCACCAGCCGATGCAATTCCGCCTGAACAGGTGAAGGCGATCGCCGAAGCCTCGAACTTCCCGAGCCGCGAGGCGAAGAAGGAGAGGGCGGCACCCGCGCCCCTAGCGCCGAAGATAGAGAAGGTGGCACCGGCCAAGCGTACCGCGCACCGGCTGCGCACCGGCAGGACGCTGCAGATCAACGCGCGGGCATCGGCCGAAACGGTCGAGGAGTTCTACGCGATCGCCGCCGCACAGAACTGGAAGGCCGCCGAGACGCTGGAACGTGCCGTTGCGGCGCTTAAGCGCGAGCTGGCGAGCGAAGCGCAGGGATGA
- a CDS encoding type IV secretory system conjugative DNA transfer family protein produces the protein MAKQDDPWRTVRGAWTLYNALEQINANARSRAAEARAIHAEQRMLESLDEARRVRQFIEREEASDKLGAGRIGSLADAARLNMLDPEGIFLGALDGHPLFYNGTGPILNYGPTQTGKGRDLVLTNAAHVRNRSMVFNDIKNGENAYASAGHRRRNLGHRTIPLNPHGLLGVPSFRYNPFQRIIDRAQAGKSVQIEALQAAMSLAPTKESGDAWVAAGAQDMIALLIEHRARFMPERCTPSELWRFGFGDTAAQLRDIARCGAETLETLAEGMVRYFEDAPEQWSAYTSELKTAGRSFRPGEPLALVTEASDFDPASMRRELTTVYLMSAENQIEASARWISLTIGALLETLANTPGPVPVLFVIDELANLPYMPAIPKALTLYAGLGIQLFALCQGRSSLAARGYSEATIKVFEEQAGVFSMWGVEDTSLLRDVEAWSGKMGVAIRGVNNSGGQVASASFGLTEHARPVLQAEDIRAVHQGRQILRVSGNHLFVADRVPWFTVPRWRDALRDVRTLHHAVSAPPTPAMPPAPPPVRRITHQPLRPSREA, from the coding sequence ATGGCTAAGCAGGACGATCCCTGGCGCACGGTTCGCGGCGCGTGGACGCTCTACAACGCCCTCGAACAGATCAACGCCAATGCCCGTAGCAGGGCGGCCGAAGCGCGGGCGATCCACGCTGAACAGCGTATGCTTGAATCGCTCGATGAGGCGCGGCGGGTGCGCCAGTTCATCGAGCGCGAGGAAGCGAGCGACAAGCTCGGCGCCGGGCGGATCGGCTCCCTCGCCGACGCCGCGCGCCTCAATATGCTCGACCCGGAAGGCATCTTTCTCGGGGCGCTCGACGGCCATCCCCTGTTCTACAACGGCACGGGCCCGATCCTGAATTACGGGCCGACACAGACCGGCAAGGGCCGCGACCTGGTGCTGACCAACGCGGCTCATGTCCGCAACCGCTCGATGGTGTTCAACGACATCAAGAACGGCGAGAACGCCTATGCGAGCGCCGGGCACCGCCGCCGCAATCTCGGCCATCGCACCATACCGCTCAACCCGCACGGGCTGCTCGGCGTGCCTTCGTTCCGGTACAACCCGTTCCAGCGCATCATCGACCGCGCGCAGGCCGGAAAATCGGTGCAGATCGAGGCGCTGCAGGCGGCGATGTCGCTCGCGCCGACCAAGGAGAGCGGCGACGCGTGGGTGGCGGCCGGCGCGCAGGACATGATCGCCCTGCTCATCGAGCACCGGGCGCGCTTCATGCCCGAGCGCTGCACGCCGTCCGAGCTATGGCGCTTCGGGTTCGGCGACACGGCCGCGCAGCTCCGGGACATCGCCCGCTGCGGCGCCGAGACCCTGGAGACGCTGGCCGAGGGGATGGTGCGCTATTTCGAGGACGCGCCCGAGCAATGGTCAGCCTACACGTCCGAACTCAAGACGGCGGGCCGCTCGTTCCGTCCCGGCGAGCCGCTGGCGCTCGTCACCGAAGCATCGGATTTCGATCCGGCCTCGATGCGCCGGGAGCTGACGACCGTCTACCTGATGTCGGCCGAGAACCAGATCGAAGCGTCGGCCAGGTGGATTTCACTCACGATCGGCGCGCTGCTCGAAACGCTCGCCAACACGCCGGGGCCGGTGCCGGTGTTGTTCGTGATCGACGAGCTGGCGAACCTTCCCTACATGCCGGCGATCCCGAAGGCCCTGACGCTCTACGCCGGCCTCGGCATCCAGCTGTTCGCCCTTTGCCAGGGCAGGAGCTCGCTCGCCGCGCGCGGCTACAGCGAGGCGACGATCAAAGTGTTCGAGGAGCAGGCCGGCGTGTTCAGCATGTGGGGGGTCGAAGATACCAGCCTCCTGCGCGACGTCGAGGCCTGGTCGGGCAAGATGGGTGTCGCGATCCGGGGCGTGAACAATAGCGGCGGACAGGTCGCCAGCGCCTCGTTCGGCCTGACCGAGCACGCACGGCCGGTGCTGCAGGCGGAAGACATCCGCGCGGTCCACCAAGGCCGCCAAATCCTCCGGGTCAGCGGCAATCACCTGTTCGTGGCCGACCGCGTGCCCTGGTTCACGGTCCCCCGGTGGCGGGACGCCCTGCGCGACGTACGGACGCTCCATCATGCGGTGAGCGCGCCGCCAACGCCTGCCATGCCCCCCGCCCCACCGCCGGTGAGGCGCATCACCCACCAGCCCTTGCGGCCTTCAAGAGAGGCGTGA
- a CDS encoding DUF3768 domain-containing protein has translation MSAPHTITGLNDAFRASFTGGRVVITPGITALGSSLACTVIGLVRGFDSFTPDNDPYGEHDFGSIKHPAAGRIFWKIDYYDPTMEGGSEDPADPSKTCRVLTIMLASEY, from the coding sequence ATGAGCGCCCCTCATACCATCACCGGGCTGAACGATGCGTTTCGGGCATCCTTCACAGGCGGAAGGGTTGTCATCACTCCCGGCATCACCGCTCTGGGCTCCAGTCTGGCGTGCACGGTGATCGGGCTGGTCAGAGGCTTCGACAGCTTCACACCCGACAACGATCCGTATGGCGAGCATGATTTCGGCTCGATCAAGCATCCGGCAGCGGGCCGCATCTTCTGGAAGATCGACTACTACGATCCGACCATGGAGGGCGGTAGCGAAGATCCGGCAGACCCTTCAAAAACCTGCCGCGTCCTGACCATCATGCTCGCCTCAGAGTACTGA
- a CDS encoding ParA family protein: MPTIVLASPKGGAGKSTSAVVLATELARARAGVTIIDADPNKPVSKWAKRPGKPENLTVVADVTEESIIDQIDQAATRSAFVIVDLEGTASLMVGMAISRADLVIIPTQGSQLDAAEAVKAIRLVANVEKQGRTKIPSAVLFTRTSAAVRPRTLKAIEAEFVESGVRVLETQMHERDAFRAIFAFGGSLADLDPAQVSNITAAVNNGRAFTAEVVALIAGQNKAKAGTAADSKVA; this comes from the coding sequence ATGCCAACCATCGTCCTAGCCAGCCCGAAGGGCGGCGCCGGAAAATCAACCTCAGCTGTCGTGCTCGCGACCGAACTGGCCCGCGCAAGGGCAGGGGTCACGATCATCGACGCGGACCCGAACAAGCCGGTCTCGAAATGGGCCAAGCGCCCCGGCAAGCCCGAAAACCTCACAGTTGTCGCCGACGTGACCGAGGAGTCGATCATCGACCAGATCGACCAGGCGGCGACGCGCTCGGCGTTCGTGATCGTCGACCTCGAAGGCACCGCCTCGCTCATGGTGGGCATGGCGATCAGCCGTGCCGACCTCGTGATCATCCCAACCCAGGGCAGCCAGCTCGATGCGGCCGAGGCGGTCAAGGCGATCCGCCTCGTCGCCAACGTTGAGAAGCAGGGCCGGACCAAGATACCGTCCGCCGTGCTGTTTACCCGCACCAGCGCCGCCGTGCGTCCCCGGACACTCAAGGCGATCGAGGCCGAGTTCGTCGAGAGCGGTGTGCGCGTGCTCGAAACGCAGATGCACGAGCGCGACGCGTTTCGGGCGATCTTCGCGTTCGGCGGTTCGCTCGCCGACCTCGATCCAGCCCAGGTCAGCAACATCACAGCCGCCGTGAACAACGGCCGCGCCTTCACCGCCGAGGTGGTCGCGCTCATTGCCGGGCAGAACAAGGCCAAGGCCGGCACGGCCGCCGACAGCAAGGTGGCCTGA